The Fibrobacter sp. UWB5 genome has a window encoding:
- a CDS encoding phosphatase PAP2 family protein has translation MLNHLRKCFFVCALWGAALCFAADDVKPYMGAEDLPNALNFYPAPPDTGSAAFAYDVAQYKWGKSMRADSARAALAIAQGTVDIAEMMALFSEAFGMEISEKKTPAIFYVVKRGVLTMRLAGRGPKNHYMRPRPYMYFNEPTLMPKYEEEHRSNGSYPSGHTIRAWAMALLLAEINPAAQDALLKYGYEWGQSRVIAGYHWQSDIEASKAIIAGCFARLHADESFLADMKKARAEFKRLSTAKKKSK, from the coding sequence ATGCTAAATCATTTGCGTAAATGCTTTTTTGTATGTGCGCTTTGGGGTGCGGCTCTTTGCTTTGCTGCCGATGACGTTAAACCGTACATGGGTGCAGAAGACCTTCCGAATGCGTTGAATTTTTACCCCGCTCCGCCGGATACGGGCTCGGCCGCCTTTGCCTACGACGTGGCGCAATATAAATGGGGTAAGTCCATGCGGGCTGATTCTGCCCGGGCAGCCCTTGCCATTGCCCAGGGAACTGTGGATATTGCCGAAATGATGGCCTTGTTCAGCGAAGCCTTTGGCATGGAAATTTCGGAGAAGAAAACGCCGGCGATCTTTTATGTGGTCAAGCGTGGCGTGCTGACCATGCGCCTTGCGGGTCGCGGTCCGAAAAATCATTATATGAGGCCGCGTCCCTATATGTATTTTAACGAGCCGACCCTGATGCCCAAATATGAGGAGGAGCATCGGTCCAATGGTTCTTACCCCTCGGGCCATACGATTCGCGCGTGGGCGATGGCCTTGTTGCTCGCTGAAATCAACCCCGCCGCACAGGATGCTCTCTTGAAATACGGCTATGAATGGGGCCAAAGCCGCGTGATTGCGGGCTACCACTGGCAAAGCGACATCGAAGCCTCCAAAGCGATTATTGCTGGCTGCTTTGCCCGCCTGCATGCCGACGAATCGTTCCTTGCGGACATGAAAAAAGCGAGAGCCGAATTCAAACGGCTCTCAACAGCAAAGAAAAAATCAAAGTAG
- a CDS encoding iron-containing alcohol dehydrogenase family protein, whose product MRSFVPTDIYVEKDCVKNHANQMLAVGTRALIMTGRHSAAANGSLSDIESVLNSGNIPFQVFNEVEENPSTDTVRKAAQIAQGFKADFVIGIGGGSAIDAAKAVALLLLNPSVDADDLHQVPSHPLDHAPVVAVPTTCGMGSEATPVSIITNHKIQLKKSIPHVIFPVLALVDGKYLASAKKQLIVNTAVDALAHMVESILNVKSNAFNRMFPEYGLKLWGECKSALLSDAAVDASLYEKLMLTSTIAGMSIAHTSTSVPHGMSYDLTLHAGVPHGPAVGYFLAAYTEVCAKFVPEDVQKVFSLLGLKSVDEFTAMLRKLIGTCTVSRAMRDQFAAAMKTNRSKLDLVPGVITAADVNFIYEKSLVVESC is encoded by the coding sequence ATGCGCTCTTTTGTTCCGACAGATATTTATGTCGAAAAAGACTGCGTGAAAAATCACGCGAATCAAATGCTTGCCGTCGGGACTCGCGCGCTCATTATGACGGGCCGCCATTCTGCTGCAGCGAATGGCTCCTTGAGCGACATCGAAAGTGTCTTGAATTCCGGCAATATCCCGTTCCAGGTGTTCAACGAAGTCGAAGAGAATCCGTCGACGGATACGGTGCGCAAGGCCGCTCAGATTGCGCAAGGCTTCAAGGCTGATTTTGTCATTGGTATTGGGGGAGGCTCCGCTATCGATGCCGCCAAGGCGGTGGCGTTGCTCTTGTTGAATCCTTCAGTCGATGCAGACGACCTTCATCAAGTTCCAAGTCACCCTCTGGACCATGCGCCTGTTGTAGCGGTTCCGACAACGTGCGGGATGGGTTCCGAGGCTACGCCTGTTTCTATCATCACGAATCACAAGATTCAGCTCAAGAAGAGTATCCCGCATGTAATTTTCCCGGTACTCGCGCTTGTTGACGGAAAGTACCTTGCTTCTGCAAAGAAACAGTTGATTGTGAATACCGCTGTCGATGCGCTCGCTCACATGGTCGAAAGTATTCTTAACGTCAAGTCGAATGCGTTCAACCGCATGTTTCCGGAATACGGCCTCAAGCTTTGGGGCGAATGCAAAAGCGCTTTGCTATCCGATGCCGCCGTCGATGCGAGCCTCTACGAAAAACTCATGCTCACCTCGACTATTGCGGGCATGTCCATTGCTCATACAAGTACTTCGGTACCGCACGGCATGAGCTACGATCTTACGCTCCATGCGGGCGTTCCTCACGGGCCTGCGGTCGGTTACTTTCTTGCGGCCTACACCGAAGTCTGCGCGAAATTCGTGCCCGAAGATGTTCAGAAGGTTTTTTCTCTTCTAGGTCTTAAGAGTGTTGATGAATTTACGGCGATGCTTCGCAAGCTTATCGGAACTTGTACCGTCTCGCGTGCCATGCGCGACCAGTTTGCCGCGGCCATGAAAACAAACCGCTCTAAGCTGGATCTCGTTCCGGGTGTAATTACGGCAGCCGATGTCAATTTCATATACGAAAAGTCCCTGGTCGTTGAATCATGCTAA